A window of Carassius carassius chromosome 44, fCarCar2.1, whole genome shotgun sequence contains these coding sequences:
- the LOC132126625 gene encoding insulin-like growth factor-binding protein 5, with protein MVALHYLLTLMVIIQLSLYGSNSLVLGLKNICTLCNGPSGESKAHRGERLSGEEITSVLALGEPCGVYTLPCAQGLRCIPPLGEQSPLQALLQGRGVCKNIKITFTDIHPPTDYHPSSNEDNFEKGPCRKLLNTVLQSIELTIIHSIPDIYIPNCDRQGFFRKKQCRSSRGMQRGHCWCVDEKGSKISSRKRSDGTISCNSA; from the exons CATTATTTACTAACACTTATGGTTATCATTCAACTCAGCCTATATGGCTCCAACTCCCTTGTATTAGGCTTAAAGAATATCTGTACATTGTGTAATGGGCCCTCAGGGGAATCCAAGGCCCACAGAGGTGAGCGTTTATCAGGGGAGGAGATCACATCTGTGTTGGCATTAGGTGAACCCTGTGGGGTTTACACTCTACCGTGTGCTCAGGGTCTTCGGTGTATCCCTCCTCTTGGAGAGCAAAGTCCCCTTCAGGCACTGCTTCAGGGACGAGGGGTCTGCAAAAACATCAAAATTACCTTTACTGACATCCATCCACCTACAG ATTATCATCCATCAAGCAATGAAGACAATTTTGAAAAG GGGCCTTGTCGCAAACTTCTAAACACAGTCCTCCAAAGTATAGAGCTCACAATTATTCATTCAATTCCGGACATCTACATCCCCAACTGTGACAGACAAGGGTTCTTCAGGAAGAAACAG TGTCGGTCATCAAGAGGAATGCAAAGAGGACATTGCTGGTGTGTTGATGAGAAAGGATCAAAAATTTCATCCCGTAAAAGGAGTGATGGAACTATCTCATGTAACAGTGCCTGA